The nucleotide sequence GCTGGAATTGGTGAAATAGTACGAATATTACCTGGTGCTGTGTTGTTGTATATGATGTGTCAGGGGTGGTTGGGCACCTTCGACGTCCATGTTGAAACATCCAACGTCGTAGACGGTTTGCGAAACACCTAGCAGAAGTGGTTCGACGGATACGCAACCTTTCACGCCTTTTGCCACCTTAGACAGGCCGGAGAATTTGGCGCACATTTGAGCCAAATCGGAGAACAGGTCCATGCAGGTTGATTCTTGCGAGTCTCCTGTTgatataaaatgaattttttttagtgtgattcttcgaagttcaaagttgcatagatcattttaaaatgaaagtagaggtaggccaatgccaaaaattgctttcagctaagaaaaaaaaaaatgcttcacaAGTCCCcagttcgaatttttcattttgaccaatttgtagaCAGCACATTtagtccagcatatgacaaCAGGAATAGCTGCCCCCGGCAGGATCCTCACCTAAAGaggacattttgattgacagatcagccaaAATCGAAGGTTTTGGACTgcttgtataaaattttttgaactggacaaagctagatcgaagaccatgcaaaaatttatcacctaccaaaatttcaagtgcaaaagtgtatttttttatttttggtgaatttttgaaaattaaatttgggtcaaaaatgagagaaaaaaattaaaatgctaccaaattgaccttgaaagctgaaatttgggatgtatcctattttcgaactgccaaatcgattggaaacgctTTCAAGCACTTTTGAGCAGTtcatctggagcctccagcagatttttgaaacttgaaattcccaccaaaatttcatcaaaatgaaattggaaatccgaaattcacgctccactccaacttgaacacgcAATTAATTCAACTACTGGTGGGTTATTtaagtcattctggagtctccagcgattttttgaaaattcttagagcctctagtagatttttgtaactcgaaatttccacaaaatttcatcaaatgtagttatagaaagcaaaaattcgttctgtaaactaatttcaataattttttgtacccccaTCCCACACTAaacatcctgaaaaaaattgatttttacgtTTAAAGAGTCcctttttctgtttcaaaattgtcgaaCAAAAGTCCTGTTATTTTGGTCAATCTGTTTATAAGGTTctgtgtggtttttttggccGAATTCGCccagtcaaaaaatgtcaatttttggaaaagttatcaaaagtgtcaaatttttaTTGGGGGTGTAGGGGAGAGAAGAAtgtcaaaaaacgtcaatttccgggaaaatagtcaaaaagtgcatatttttgacacgatttttaaaaaatgcccatctttgtcaaaatttttaaaaagtgtcaatttctaGTAAAATAGTTAAAAAGgggccaatttttgttaaaattgtcgaagtgcagtttttgataaaattgtcaaaaaattccagtttttttatcaaaattagcAGAGTAAGTatagatataaatttttgacaagttgacgataaaaaattgtcaaaaatgctccttttctatcaaaattatcagagtgtcaatttttggcgaatagtTTACAGAACGAATCTCCAGTTTCAAACTACatacatttttgatgaaattgtgttgaaagtttccagttttgaaaatctactgaaggctccaaaaattttcaaaaagtcactggagcctccaaaacgactttaaatccacctgcagtcgacttcatagtgttttaaaattagtttttttcaagtttcgaaattgtactggaggctccagtaactttcgaaaagtcgctggatgcttcgaaacgacttgaaatccacctgcagtcgatttcataaatcgtattgaaattagtttgtcgAGTGAATGTCGATTTCTCAActacatttaaatttaaaaaatatactggaggctccagtaatttccaaaaagtcgctggaggctccaaaacatcTTACAATCCAtctacagtcgacttcatagtggattgaaataaatttacaggatgaatttcgaatttccaacgccatttgatgaaattttgtggaaatttaaagtttcaaaaatctactggaggctccaagaattttcaaaaagtcgctggaggctccaaaatgacttgacccTGCCTACAGTTGACTttatagcgtgttgaaattggagtgaagAGTGAGTTTTGGATTTCCGGCTctcttttgtaacattttatgaaatcttatggaggctccagtaattagcaaaaggtcactggaggctccaaaacgacttgaaatctacctgcggTCCACTttataacgtattgaaattagtttatagaatgaatttcagcttttcaactgtgtgtgaaagtttcaaaaatctgctggaggctccagaaatttccaaaaaatcgccggaggcACCAAAatgtcgacttgatagcgtttTGAAAGGAGTGCAGAATGAGTTTTGGGTTTCCAGCtctcttttgtaaaattttattgaaattacgagtattggaaaatctgctggaggctccagtaatttccaaaaggttactggaggctccaaaacgacttgaaatctacctgcagtccaCTTTATAACGTATTGGAATTAGTTCATAGAATGAATTTAAGCTTTACAActgtacctatttgaaagtttcaaaaatctgctggaggctccaaaatgacttgaaacccgCAAGCATTCACCTttatagcgtgtttaagttgaaaTGATGCATGAATTTCGGACTTTCAatctcatttgatgaaatttcaagtttcaaaaatctgctggaggctccagaaatttccaaaaaattgctgcaGGCACCTAAATGTCGACTTGATAACGCGTTGAAATTGCAGTGCAGAGTGAGTTTTGGGTTTCCAGTtctcttttgtaaaattttactgaaatttccaacattgaaaaatctgctggaggctccagtaatttgcaaaagattgctggaggctccaaaacgacttgatatCTATCTGCAGTCCACATTATGacgtattggaattagtttaTAATAGAATGAATTCCAGCTTTTCAACCgtatttgaaagtttcaaaaatctgctggaggctccaaaatgacttgaaacacgccagcagtcgacttaatagcgtgtttataaattgaaatgagtCGTGAATTTCGAACTTTCAATCTCATTTAATaacatttcgagtttcaaaaatctgctggaggctccagaaatttccaaaaaaccgcTGGAGTCACCAAAATGTCGACTTGATAACTTGTTGAAATTGGTGTGCAGAATGagttttggatttccagctctcttttgtaaaattttatcgaaatttcgagcattgaaaaatttgctggaggctccagtaattttcagaaggtcgctggaggctccaaaacgacttgaaatctacctgcagttcacttcatagcgtattggagttagtttgtagaatgaacttcagcttttcaactgtatgtgaaaatttcaaaaatctgctggaggctccaaaatgacttgaaacccgCCAGCAGTCgccttaatagcgtgtttataAACTGAAATGAGATgtgaatttcaaactttcaaactcatttaataaaatttcaagtttcaaaaatctgctggaggctccagaaattttcaaaaaatcgctggagtcaccaaaatgtcgacttgatagcgtgttgaaattggagtgcagagtgagttttggatttccagctctcttttgtaaaattttatggaaatttcgagcatcgaaagatttgctggaggctccagtcattttcagaaggtcgctggaggctccaaaacgacttgaaatctacctaaagttcacttcatagcgtattggagttagtttttagaatgaacttcagcttttcaactgtatgtgaaaatttcaaaaatctgctggaggctccaaaatgacttgaaacccgCCAGCAGTCgccttaatagcgtgtttataAACTGAAATGAGACgtgaatttcaaactttcaaactcatttaataaaatttcaagtttcaaaaatctgctggaggctccagaaatttccaaaaaatcgctggaggcaccaaaatgtcgacttgatagcgtgttgaaattggagtgcagagtgagttttggatttccagctctcttttgtaaaatttgatggaaatttccagcatttaaaaatctgctggaggcttcagtaatttgcaaaaagtctctggaagctccaaaacgacttgaaatccacctgcagttcaCTTTATAGCATATTGGAATTAGTTTATAggatgaatttcagcttttcaactgtgtaggtacctatttgaaagtttcaaaaatctgctggaggctccgaaatgacttaaaacacgccagcagtcgacttaatagcgtgtttataaattgaaatgagtCGTGAATTTCGAACTTTCAATCTCATTTAAtaacatttcaagtttcaaaaatctgctggaggctccagaaatttccaaaaaaccgcTGGAGTCACCAAAATGTCGACTTGATAACTTGTTGAAATTGGTGTGCAGAATGagttttggatttccagctctcttttgtaaaattttatcgaaatttcgagcattgaaaaatttgctggaggctccagtaattttcagaaggtcgctggaggctccaaaacgacttgaaatctacctgcagttcacttcatagcgtattggagttagtttgtagaatgaacttcagcttttcaactgtatgtgaaaatttcaaaaatctgctggaggctccaaaatgacttgaaacccgCCAGCAGTCgccttaatagcgtgtttataAACTGAAATGAGATgtgaatttcaaactttcaaactcatttaataaaatttcaagtttcaaaaatctgctggaggctccagaaattttcaaaaaatcgctggagtcaccaaaatgtcgacttgatagcgtgttgaaattggagtgcagagtgagttttggatttccagctctcttttgtaaaattttatggaaatttcgagcatcgaaagatttgctggaggctccagtcattttcagaaggtcgctggaggctccaaaacgacttgaaatctacctaaagttcacttcatagcgtattggagttagtttttagaatgaacttcagcttttcaactgtatgtgaaaatttcaaaaatctgctggaggctccaaaatgacttgaaacccgCCAGCAGTCgccttaatagcgtgtttataAACTGAAATGAGACgtgaatttcaaactttcaaactcatttaataaaatttcaagtttcaaaaatctgctggaggctccagaaatttccaaaaaatcgctggaggcaccaaaatgtcgacttgatagcgtgttgaaattggagtgcagagtgagttttggatttccagctctcttttgtaaaatttgatggaaatttccagcatttaaaaatctgctggaggcttcagtaatttgcaaaaagtctctggaagctccaaaacgacttgaaatccacctgcagttcaCTTTATAGCATATTGGAATTAGTTTATAggatgaatttcagcttttcaactgtgtaggtacctatttgaaagtttcaaaaatctgctggaggctccgaaatgacttaaaacacgccagcagtcgacttaatagcgtgtttataaattgaaatgagtCGTGAATTTCGAACTTTCAATCTCATTTAAtaacatttcaagtttcaaaaatctgctggaggctccagaaatttccaaaaaaccgcTGGAGTCACCAAAATGTCGACTTGATAACTTGTTGAAATTGGTGTGCAGAATGagttttggatttccagctctcttttgtaaaattttatcgaaatttcgagcattgaaaaatttgctggaggctccagtaattttcagaaggtcgctggaggctccaaaacgacttgaaatctacctgcagttcacttcatagcgtattggagttagtttgtagaatgaacttcagcttttcaactgtatgtgaaaatttcaaaaatctgctggaggctccaaaatgacttgaaacccgCCAGCAGTCgccttaatagcgtgtttataAACTGAAATGAGATgtgaatttcaaactttcaaactcatttaataaaatttcaagtttcaaaaatctgctggaggctccagaaattttcaaaaaatcgctggagtcaccaaaatgtcgacttgatagcgtgttgaaattggagtgcagagtgagttttggatttccagctctcttttgtaaaattttatggaaatttcgagcatcgaaagatttgctggaggctccagtcattttcagaaggtcgctggaggctccaaaacgacttgaaatctacctaaagttcacttcatagcgtattggagttagtttttagaatgaacttcagcttttcaactgtatgtgaaaatttcaaaaatctgctggaggctccaaaatgacttgaaacccgCCAGCAGTCgccttaatagcgtgtttataAACTGAAATGAGACgtgaatttcaaactttcaaactcatttaataaaatttcaagtttcaaaaatctgctggaggctccagaaatttccaaaaaatcgctggaggcaccaaaatgtcgacttgatagcgtgttgaaattggagtgcagagtgagttttggatttccagctctcttttgtaaaatttgatggaaatttccagcatttaaaaatctgctggaggcttcagtaatttgcaaaaagtctctggaagctccaaaacgacttgaaatccacctgcagttcaCTTTATAGCATATTGGAATTAGTTTATAggatgaatttcagcttttcaactgtgtaggtacctatttgaaagtttcaaaaatctgctggaggctccgaaatgacttaaaacacgccagcagtcgacttaatagcgtgtttataaattgaaatgagtCGTGAATTTCGAACTTTCAATCTCATTTAAtaacatttcaagtttcaaaaatctgctggaggctccagaaatttccaaaaaaccgctggaggcACTAAAATGTCGACTTGATAACTTGTTGAAATTGGTGTGCAGAATGagttttggatttccagctctcttttgtaaaattttatggaaatttcgagcattgaaaaatctgctggaggctccagtaatttgcaaaaggtcgctggaggctccgaaacgactcgaaatccacctgcaggctgcagtcgacttcatatcgtattgaaattagtttgcagagtgaatttcggtttcTCAACtacatttcagtttcaaaaatctactggaggctccagtagtttccaaacaGTCCccggaagctccaaaatgacttaaaatttaCCAGCAGTCGACTCCATAGCGCTTTGAAATCAGTTTCTTCaagttaaaaaaatattctggaggctccagtaacttccaaaaagtctctggaggctccaaaacgacttgaaatccaccagtaaTCGACTTCagagcgtattaaaattagtttgcaaaataaattttggctttttaactccatttttgataaaattttgtggaaatttcgagtttcaaaaatctgctggaggctccagaactgcccaaaattatttgaaaccgtttccaatcgatttagcaggtcgaaaatacggtacatcccaaatttcagctttctaggtcaatttgataacagttttgatattttttctcaatattggTCCAAATTTGATAGGTACAAATCTTTTTAAGGGCTACTCTGAATGTGATCGAGAAAAGGTGTgattttgagcccaaatttgttttccaaaatacaTAATACCTTAAAATCTCAAATTGTGTGATTGGGCGGTCGTAACTTTGGGAATGTTTCACTATGCAATTGTGTTTTAAAGGCCACTTTTGACCAGGGCTTTggaaatgtacgagtatttgtagcgttttttctaaattctcaaatttggatatttttaacCTCCCGAGTAGTAAATTCGAGTTTCTAAGTGCTGAAGTTCAGCTTGAACTTATTtatctattcttttttttgaaaactggagaattcaaaaatctgttagaGGCTCCATATAATCAactcaaaaacataacaaatcGATTGGGGAGATAAAAAATAGGatgcaaaccaaatttcagcttttttcggtCACTCATTCGCGaccagtaaatttttcatttttttttttttttttttttttttttttttcaaataaagtgattgctggagaaattttcagatttgaacTGGCTCAAACGAATTTAGAAGATTATAATCCATATAGATCGGTGATTTGGTCACCaagttgccaattttttccaacaaatccccccccccccttcaaatcTGCCTATGCTTACACGTTTCACTTTCAATTAGCCAATTACGGTAAACGTTAAAATTACATACACGTTCCGTTTCATAATTTTACGACAATAATAGAagtttaattctttttttctttttttttctttttccttcttTCTTGTAAATATAAAACATTTAACAGTTTTAACAGCATTCTTGGAtgacagaaatattttttcaactttcacttAGGTAGATACTTATTTGAATATCTAACCTATTATGGTGCTCGCATTAACTACTTTCACAATATTCTTGTCGCAGTgcaacgaattaaataattttaatgactGAATTACTGTATATTTTTTAACAGCAATGTTGCGCGAATGTACagtataagtaaataaatttcaaattagttACTGTTACCGTTAGCTTGATGTATAGCTGATCGAGACATGTATACCCTATTAccttatacctatctacttagatctatacctacgtaggtaggtatattatgaCCATGAGATTTCATGGACTTGGACTACGAGTAAATGCAAAGCATAGCTGAACATCTTAAAAGGGCGAAAAAACTGTTCCATGAACATAATGTAGTTATGTATATATGGTTCGAAAGTGGTCACATTTAATTACGTACACGATGcgaatttaaatgattttacattttaaaagaaatcaaaatcgtCAAGTTCAAGGTACCGAGAGGTACTCCAGACCTAGCACAAgagcttaggtaggtacctaaattccGGTCATTATGCGGTTTTGTTTTTATGAATGGTTTCACATGATGGAATCATTGTGGCCGAATTTTTCTGGATGAGTTAAATCTTGGCTGATGGCTTTACACCTCCGAGGATATCGAGGAGAAAAATCTTACGATTGGAATTCCTGACATCTTTTTATATGTATGATTATCGTATACTTTCATTAATGCCAACGACGAATAACGATGACACTCTTTTGTTTCTCACAAATATAAACAACAATCAGATCGATGACACGGTTGGTATGTCATCCGCTTAagcaactaggtaggtacctattttgatcgaaaatgtaaacaaaagaTGAGCTTACTTTTAACGGTGCTGCTTTCTAAAAGTCTCTCGCCGTAAGAAATATTCACAGCCATGCTATCATTTTGAGCCAGATAATTGAATCTTACGCATCctgtaaaaaaatagaaaaaaatatcaaccatGTGAGCTGGATGAAGAGATGAAGCACACGCACGTGTACCTATAATGATTACACAAACTCGTGATTATACGAGTAGGTTTACCTGGTCCTCCCAAATCAATAAACGACAGATTCAAATTAATGCAGCACATACAATTCGAACCGGAGCACGTACAATTCCGGTCCTCTTCGTATTCATTGGTTGATTCGGTACTACTATCGTCAACTGTGTCATTTTCGTCATCCGCATCTTCTTGACTAGTTTCGTCACTGTCTTCATCAGCTTGTGTAACAGGTTTTCTTCCTGATGTTTCGTAATTCGTCGTATTGTTTACTGGCAAccaaaacaaacgaaaaaaattattattgaactCGTAAACCTTATTTTTTCATATGCTGATATGGTAAACTGGTTCATTGGGCTAAAAATCTTCGTACGTATTAATTAGGTAGTAATTCTCCtcctacgagtacatatttgaCGGTAGGTATAAGCGATACGAAGCGAATTCTACCTACAGCCTACAGGGCATAAATTTTGGAAAGGATAGTGGAGCAGACATTATGGGTTAAAATCGTGATTCGTGATACAGTACGTAAAATCCGCTATTCCGTGAACTTTCGCTTCATTTTGCGAGCTACTTTTTACCCTACACGAATGATTCATAGCTCtggaaatatacctactcgagaTAGACGACGATACTGCGAGGCATTCATGATGAGAGATGATGCAGCTGTGTAGGCAGTTGATGGGTACGAAATGTAAAAGCTATGCAAATTATGTCTTTAggataaattacgagtaaattttcgACTTTCCTTTTCTATAAACTGCAGCATCACATGACTCAGCAGATACGATGCTTAAAAATATGAGGAAACATGGGaaatatttaagtaggtactacgaatgaaaaaaaagttaaaatttgaatgtCAAGTTGAAGTTGAACCGTGTCATTAGTTTATTCGTGATCTAACggtattttattatgtttttattcTTCGAATCCAGAATGACCTTGACTATTTATTTGAGTCTACGCTCGTTTGGAAAATATAGTTACAAGTTCAACTGCCTGTATGGCTGGTATTTTAGGTACCTAGCAAGGTGTTTGCTGCTTAGCTTATAGGTATCGAAGACGACGACACATAATGTTGGATGGAAATTGGAAGagaatttcagtttcagaaaaGAATATTAACGTCGAATATTCTAGATTCTATccgattggggggggggatttatttttaattgaaaagtgATGacttatattttgaaatttttttaaaaaaaacaccataattcaagaagttgaaaaacatttcatttccccagttcaaaaaaaattaaaaatttgaatttatagtAATGTACATCATTAAAATGACCTATAAAATACAAAAGGTAATTAACATGCCATTTGAGAAAATAACAAAAGATCTTGGAGTAAATAAGCCAATCATCAAGAGAATTAAAACGTATAGGAGAGACTGGAGAAGTCATATcgaaaggatggaggaaacgaGATGGCCCAAAACAGGTCCtctaatacatacctacaaatgGGGAAAACAGGCAGAGTGAGACCGAGGAGGAAACTCAtcgatacctcaggctcatcttAGGCGAGTTCCATCCCATAGCAGACATACTAGATGGCTTAAAGCTTGAAAGgaaacgatgacgacgatgataagtaggtacttgagtaAAGTAAATGCCACTTTATTGCCCCTCTTGTCTTCGCCTATGGTCTTACCAAGGGAGATTGGCAGAGAGTCTGAGTGTTGAATGCTGATATTAGATGAGCCCGAAACTTCAAACTTGGGTCAATTTCCAGGTGGACTCCTCTAGTGTGTTTTTTGACCAACACTCAGACTGAGCATTTAGCAAACTCAGAGCTggaggaaatgaaaatttgtgtatGAGAGAAAGAAGAGGAGAGGGATGTtcaaaaagaaatgattttttaacgaTAGGTTtattataggtaaattttttcaaatcaaaaacacgtttttcaaaaaattttacatcattaaaaatattctggtgaaaaaaaatgcaattgaaaTTGAGATGTGAATAAAACCCTCTAaaacaggtcgagaataagccactactcaattttcaactgcATAAATGAATTACCctgccttctggagaaatttgaaaattctggagaatttgaaaaatcgcactggagactccagaatggtcagaaaaatagtgaaattcagCTTGAGGGAGTTTCTATCAGTTTCGAGATTAATTTCCATCGTTTTTtctgaataagtaggtacctacattttcagaaataaaaatcgttaaaattattgtcaattttgaattttcaaaaattcgccaaaaatcataaaatcaatttgggtggatgaaattttgaccacGAAAGATTCAGATCATACCCTAGCCAAAAATGGTGGTTCAGTTTTAATCTGAGGCGGATAGCTTGAGAGGTTACCTTGTCAGTTAaattgttatcaatattttttttttttttttttttgaaatttagtgaAGCATTCTGAAACAACTTCTTTATtgttaaattagaaaaaaaaaacatatttttgaattttaaaataatcatgaccaaaaaaattttgaaaaaaaacactagagATTTTATCTTACCATAGAGTTTTTTCAAGTGACTctttaaatttgaatgaaagCAAGCCAGATCGAGAAGATAGAGTTTAAAAAAccctttaaccaaaattttgaggagTTCAAGCTCATTTTTGGGTATTAggccaattttggaaaacttgaaaaatttaaatgagcAATTTGAagggcaatttttaaattttaacatgaAACATCAATATGAGcaatttctttcaattcaactaattttgggtcattttggagcctccaatgacagtttcaattttctccagaacttGAAAATCGCCCTATCAAGTTAAGCTTTTTAGCTTCagctcaaaatatctcaaaaaccaaacatctcagaaaaatttgtgccgtttttttgtgtgttttggattttttcaaagggTCATTTTTGTACGTCcctaatttaaaaagttgaaaaaaaaaattactttttcgagcATTACATTTCTCTCATTATATGTATAAAGTTTGATGATTACGTTTCCAGAGATTTTGTTTCACTTGGTTTTAAATACCTAAACCAACTTTTAAAAtacgttttattttctttttttctttttcatcttaTCGCAACGTGGTTTCCAAAGTCCCAATgaagtttgtttgtttgtttgttgttgttgttgttgttgttgtttttatttggtTCCATGGGAAGGAAGAAGCGACCTGACTCTGTGCttcattttttctattcttcaaaaatattttacgtaACTACATTTTTGAGTACCATGAAGGGAGGACAATGAATGATCTTATGTATTACTCATTGCTTTCCCTTGATTACGCCACTGGTGATTTCAGTTTGTACAATTTGAATACCTCACCTACGTTAGTAAACCACCTACTCTAGCTGAAGCTTTCTAAATATTcatctttttcataatttgattaCGTGCAGAGACGAAAATTTAAACGACAAGctatgaaaaataaacattggATGACGAAGGCAAGCTCGAGTTAGGCTGTATACATGATATTTGTACTTACAATTTAAATTACGTCTCTTGAGGAAAACATATAGGTAACTAGGCTTTATAACTCcattaattgatgaaattttgtggaaatttcaagtttcaaaagtctactggaggctccaggaattttcaaaaagtcgctggaggcttcaaaat is from Planococcus citri chromosome 1, ihPlaCitr1.1, whole genome shotgun sequence and encodes:
- the LOC135847476 gene encoding uncharacterized protein LOC135847476, with amino-acid sequence MVNSSVIVCAIILTISLHRTFSVSVHKPASSSNVNNTTNYETSGRKPVTQADEDSDETSQEDADDENDTVDDSSTESTNEYEEDRNCTCSGSNCMCCINLNLSFIDLGGPGCVRFNYLAQNDSMAVNISYGERLLESSTVKRDSQESTCMDLFSDLAQMCAKFSGLSKVAKGVKGCVSVEPLLLGVSQTVYDVGCFNMDVEGAQPPLTHHIQQHSTSNNSTKATTAKPEENEEEEEELAAAISQSAEEGIAWFNNFITSVFGEDSNDTSSETSNETPSRNRPLNQTKLTS